In the Myxococcus fulvus genome, one interval contains:
- a CDS encoding FHA domain-containing protein, with protein sequence MPSVKQLRPFALATLEAFLDASGPVVLVQQPPEPVFQQVAMRLGEARTVGMAHRTRLVDRLFVMLRGFDALEVHFLRPAVDGQELTVGRMEGCTLIVPDPSVSKHHATLKWHASAGDCSVRDVGSMNGTWVNTAALTPEQDVLLTDGDALGFGDAQFLYLRTETLHAHLRMASPSARG encoded by the coding sequence ATGCCGTCCGTGAAGCAACTGCGCCCGTTCGCCCTGGCAACCCTGGAAGCCTTCCTCGACGCCTCCGGGCCCGTGGTCCTCGTCCAACAGCCGCCCGAGCCCGTCTTCCAACAGGTGGCGATGCGGCTGGGCGAGGCGCGCACCGTGGGCATGGCCCACCGCACCCGGCTGGTGGACCGGCTCTTCGTCATGCTGCGCGGCTTCGACGCGCTGGAGGTCCACTTCCTGCGTCCGGCCGTGGACGGGCAGGAGCTCACCGTGGGACGGATGGAGGGCTGCACGCTCATCGTCCCGGACCCGTCCGTGTCCAAGCACCACGCCACGCTCAAGTGGCACGCGTCGGCGGGGGACTGCTCGGTCCGGGACGTGGGCTCGATGAACGGGACCTGGGTCAACACCGCCGCGCTGACGCCCGAGCAGGACGTGCTGCTCACCGATGGCGACGCGCTGGGTTTCGGCGATGCCCAGTTCCTCTACCTGCGCACCGAGACGCTGCACGCGCACCTGCGCATGGCCAGCCCCAGCGCCCGGGGCTGA
- a CDS encoding metallophosphoesterase — protein MVRPLLLLLVYVVAWTVLKSFWPAMARGWRRWVLLGGSALSLAVWLVPAIAGRNAEVPALLRILATGWSISAIIIFLVGGPLALLRRWLDRRAQAKASPDVMTTQAPAPVSAPSGTPAPHSTQASALESLTSARMSRRNLLTNAGRAVPLLAVGTSTAGLASGSMGFKVESVEVRLPGLPAALDGFRIGQITDVHVGTFIDTQYLRDTVAAMNEAKVDLQVMTGDLIDDLDQLDATMAALEECRAPHGMLAVLGNHEHWRGLDEVVGAYAKSQSRGGPVRLLVDESHTFEHGGQRVRVVGVDYPMSGRSHRVKAARMKQSAEQAFQGVSPDEVVLCLTHHPDFFDHAAERGARLTLAGHTHGGQVAFFGVPFFFFAFQYMLGRYRRGDHQLYVSGGTGHWLPFRLGVPPEVTVLTLRSA, from the coding sequence ATGGTCAGGCCGTTGCTTCTCCTCCTGGTCTACGTGGTCGCCTGGACCGTCCTGAAGTCGTTCTGGCCCGCGATGGCGCGAGGGTGGCGCCGGTGGGTGCTGCTCGGCGGCTCGGCGCTGTCCCTGGCCGTCTGGCTGGTGCCGGCCATCGCCGGCCGCAACGCCGAGGTCCCCGCCCTGCTGCGCATCCTCGCCACGGGCTGGTCCATCTCCGCCATCATCATCTTCCTCGTCGGCGGCCCCCTGGCCCTGCTGCGCCGGTGGCTGGACCGCCGCGCCCAGGCGAAGGCCTCCCCTGACGTCATGACGACCCAGGCCCCGGCCCCCGTGTCCGCCCCCAGCGGAACGCCCGCCCCCCACTCCACGCAGGCCAGCGCCCTGGAGTCGCTGACGTCCGCGCGGATGAGCCGGCGCAACCTGCTGACGAACGCGGGGCGCGCGGTGCCGCTGCTCGCGGTGGGGACGAGCACGGCGGGCCTGGCCAGCGGCTCCATGGGCTTCAAGGTGGAGTCGGTGGAGGTGCGCCTGCCCGGCCTGCCCGCCGCGCTGGATGGGTTCCGCATCGGCCAGATTACCGACGTGCACGTGGGCACCTTCATCGACACCCAGTACCTGCGCGACACCGTGGCCGCGATGAACGAGGCCAAGGTGGACCTCCAGGTGATGACGGGGGACCTCATCGATGACCTGGACCAGCTCGACGCCACCATGGCCGCGCTGGAGGAGTGCCGCGCGCCTCACGGCATGCTCGCGGTGCTCGGCAATCACGAGCACTGGCGCGGGCTGGACGAGGTCGTCGGGGCCTACGCGAAATCGCAGTCACGTGGCGGCCCGGTGCGGCTGCTCGTGGACGAGTCCCACACCTTCGAGCACGGCGGTCAGCGCGTGCGCGTGGTGGGCGTGGACTACCCCATGTCCGGCCGCAGCCACCGCGTGAAGGCCGCGCGCATGAAGCAGTCCGCCGAGCAGGCCTTCCAGGGTGTCTCGCCCGACGAGGTCGTGCTGTGCCTCACGCACCACCCGGACTTCTTCGACCACGCCGCCGAGCGCGGGGCGCGGCTGACGCTGGCGGGCCACACCCACGGCGGCCAGGTGGCCTTCTTCGGCGTGCCGTTCTTCTTCTTCGCCTTCCAGTACATGCTCGGCCGCTACCGCCGGGGCGACCACCAGCTCTACGTGTCTGGCGGCACCGGACACTGGCTGCCCTTCCGCCTGGGCGTCCCGCCCGAGGTCACGGTGCTCACGCTCCGCTCGGCGTGA
- a CDS encoding class II aldolase/adducin family protein, with the protein MKDERAVRETMIATCRKMNAAGLNQGTSGNLSVRVDGGFLLTPTGMDYDALVPEDMVLMRMDGSHEGLRRPSSEWQLHRDILEARPEVGAVLHAHSMFSTTLACLRRGIPAFHYMVCAAGGVDVRCAPYATFGTAELARNVLDALEGRKACLMANHGMLALGRDLPSAFKLAVEVETLAAMYWRALQVGEPVLLDDAEMARVLEKFKTYGQQSAPVLTPSGA; encoded by the coding sequence ATGAAGGACGAGCGCGCGGTGCGCGAGACGATGATCGCCACCTGCCGGAAGATGAACGCGGCGGGGCTCAACCAGGGCACGAGCGGCAACCTGAGCGTGCGCGTGGACGGAGGCTTCCTCCTGACCCCCACCGGCATGGACTACGACGCGCTGGTGCCGGAGGACATGGTCCTCATGCGCATGGACGGAAGCCACGAGGGCCTCCGCCGCCCGTCGTCCGAGTGGCAGCTCCATCGCGACATCCTGGAGGCCCGCCCGGAGGTAGGCGCGGTGCTGCATGCGCACTCCATGTTCAGCACCACGCTGGCGTGCCTGCGACGCGGCATCCCCGCCTTCCACTACATGGTCTGCGCGGCGGGCGGCGTGGACGTGCGGTGCGCGCCGTACGCCACGTTCGGCACCGCGGAGCTGGCGCGGAACGTCCTGGACGCGCTGGAGGGTCGCAAGGCGTGCCTGATGGCGAACCACGGCATGCTCGCGCTGGGGCGGGACCTGCCCTCGGCCTTCAAGCTGGCGGTGGAGGTGGAGACGCTCGCGGCCATGTACTGGCGCGCGCTCCAGGTGGGCGAGCCCGTGCTGCTCGACGACGCGGAGATGGCGCGGGTGCTGGAGAAGTTCAAGACCTACGGCCAGCAGTCCGCGCCAGTGCTCACGCCGAGCGGAGCGTGA
- the mtnA gene encoding S-methyl-5-thioribose-1-phosphate isomerase encodes MKVHGKPTRAVWLEPDACAVGIIDQTRLPHAFVTARLETLDEAAHAIRAMRVRGAPLIGATAAYGVWLALRADASDAALTRALAVLGETRPTAVNLHWALEEMRRVLTPLRPVERVEAAKRRAAELCDEDVAINRALGEHGLKLLEAAWEKKGRKGRLEVLTHCNAGWLATVDFGTALSPIYLAHDAGLPVHVWVDETRPRNQGSQLTAWELGQHGVPHTVIADNVGGHLMQHGQVDLCIVGTDRTTAQGDVANKIGTYLKALAAKDNGVPFYVALPSPTIDWRLRDGVREIPIEQRDGSELSDVTGRLASGEVATVRVTPEGSPSANYAFDVTPARLVTALITERGVCPASEAGLRSLFPERAEVRP; translated from the coding sequence ATGAAGGTCCACGGCAAGCCCACCCGCGCCGTCTGGCTGGAGCCGGATGCTTGCGCGGTGGGCATCATCGACCAGACGCGGCTGCCCCACGCCTTCGTCACCGCGCGGCTGGAGACGCTGGACGAGGCCGCGCACGCCATCCGCGCGATGCGGGTGCGGGGGGCTCCGCTCATCGGCGCGACGGCCGCCTACGGGGTCTGGCTGGCGTTGCGCGCGGACGCCTCCGACGCGGCGCTGACACGGGCGCTCGCGGTGCTGGGCGAGACGCGGCCCACCGCCGTCAACCTGCACTGGGCGCTGGAGGAGATGCGCCGCGTGTTGACGCCGCTGCGCCCTGTCGAGCGCGTGGAGGCGGCGAAGCGGCGCGCGGCGGAGCTGTGCGACGAGGACGTGGCCATCAACCGCGCGCTGGGGGAGCACGGCCTGAAGTTGTTGGAGGCCGCGTGGGAGAAGAAGGGGAGGAAGGGCCGGCTGGAGGTGCTCACCCACTGCAACGCGGGGTGGCTCGCGACGGTGGACTTCGGTACGGCGCTCTCGCCCATCTACCTGGCGCACGACGCGGGCCTGCCCGTGCATGTCTGGGTGGACGAGACGCGCCCTCGCAACCAGGGCTCGCAGTTGACGGCGTGGGAACTGGGGCAGCACGGCGTCCCGCACACCGTCATCGCCGACAACGTGGGCGGCCATCTCATGCAGCACGGCCAGGTGGACCTGTGCATCGTCGGCACGGACCGCACCACCGCGCAGGGTGACGTGGCGAACAAGATTGGCACCTACCTCAAGGCGCTCGCGGCGAAGGACAACGGCGTGCCCTTCTACGTGGCGCTGCCCTCGCCGACCATCGACTGGCGCCTGCGCGACGGCGTGCGGGAGATTCCCATCGAGCAGCGCGATGGCTCGGAGCTGAGCGACGTCACCGGCCGGCTCGCCTCGGGGGAGGTGGCCACGGTGCGGGTGACGCCGGAGGGCAGCCCCTCCGCCAACTACGCCTTCGACGTGACGCCGGCGCGGCTGGTGACGGCGCTCATCACCGAGCGGGGCGTGTGTCCGGCGAGCGAGGCGGGTCTGCGCTCGCTGTTCCCGGAGCGCGCGGAGGTGAGGCCGTGA
- a CDS encoding S-methyl-5'-thioadenosine phosphorylase yields MSRAPAPVIGIIGGSGLYQMDGLKDVAWRKVSSPFGEPSDELCFGMLEGTQVVFLPRHGRGHRIAPSDIDFRANIDALKRSGVTDLVSLSAVGSLREDLPPGTFVVVDQFVDRTFAREKSFFGTGLVAHVSMAKPTCSRLGDAVVAACDALGVAAHRGGTYLAMEGPQFSSLAESRLYRGWGCDVIGMTNMPEAKLAREAELCYATVAMVTDFDCWHPEHDAVTVDQVVSVLVGNASKARSLVKQVVPLLGGHEGPCRQGCQRALEHALITAPEARDAAMVAKLSSVAGRVLGR; encoded by the coding sequence ATGTCCCGAGCCCCCGCGCCCGTCATCGGCATCATCGGTGGCAGTGGCCTGTACCAGATGGATGGCCTGAAGGACGTCGCGTGGAGGAAGGTGTCGTCGCCCTTCGGCGAGCCCTCCGACGAGCTGTGCTTCGGCATGCTCGAGGGCACGCAAGTGGTGTTCCTCCCGCGCCATGGCCGAGGGCACCGCATCGCCCCGAGCGACATTGACTTCCGGGCGAACATCGACGCGCTCAAGCGCAGTGGGGTGACGGACCTGGTGTCGCTGTCCGCGGTGGGCAGCCTGCGCGAGGACCTGCCGCCGGGCACCTTCGTGGTGGTGGACCAGTTCGTGGACCGCACCTTCGCGCGGGAGAAGAGCTTCTTCGGCACGGGGCTGGTGGCGCACGTGTCCATGGCGAAGCCCACGTGCTCGCGCCTGGGCGACGCGGTGGTGGCCGCGTGCGACGCGCTGGGCGTGGCCGCGCACCGGGGCGGCACGTATCTGGCGATGGAGGGGCCGCAGTTCTCCTCGCTCGCGGAGAGCCGGCTGTACCGGGGGTGGGGCTGTGACGTCATCGGCATGACGAACATGCCGGAGGCCAAGCTCGCCCGTGAGGCGGAGCTCTGCTACGCGACGGTGGCCATGGTGACGGACTTCGACTGCTGGCACCCCGAGCACGACGCCGTCACCGTGGACCAGGTCGTCTCCGTGCTGGTGGGCAACGCGAGCAAGGCGCGCTCGCTGGTGAAGCAGGTGGTGCCGCTGCTCGGTGGACACGAGGGGCCCTGTCGGCAGGGGTGTCAGCGCGCGCTGGAGCACGCGCTCATCACCGCGCCCGAGGCCCGCGACGCGGCGATGGTGGCGAAGCTGTCCTCGGTGGCGGGAAGGGTGCTCGGGCGATGA
- a CDS encoding ArsR/SmtB family transcription factor, producing the protein MVEQHASQLDHTFHALSDPTRRAMLRNLSVHERSVGELAAPFQMSLAAASKHIKVLERAGLVHREVKGRTHVCRLNARPLSDAQDWIRYYERFWSERLDMLESLLRGEASTPPSPPPKKGRTR; encoded by the coding sequence ATGGTTGAACAACACGCGAGCCAGCTCGACCACACGTTCCATGCGCTGTCGGACCCGACACGTCGGGCGATGCTGCGCAACCTGTCGGTGCACGAGCGCAGCGTCGGAGAGCTGGCGGCCCCCTTCCAGATGTCGCTGGCGGCGGCGTCCAAGCACATCAAGGTGCTGGAGCGCGCGGGGCTGGTGCACCGCGAGGTGAAGGGCCGCACGCACGTCTGCCGGCTCAACGCCCGGCCGCTGTCGGACGCGCAGGACTGGATTCGCTACTACGAGCGCTTCTGGAGCGAGCGGCTCGACATGCTGGAGAGCCTGCTGCGCGGTGAGGCGTCCACGCCCCCTTCCCCTCCCCCCAAGAAAGGACGCACCCGGTGA
- a CDS encoding SRPBCC family protein has translation MNPSKTVQVQLTRFFAVSAERVFDAWLSPETLGRWMWGPSVRDEEVLHLRLDARVGGGFSFLVRRKGQDIDHIGTYLEIARPQRLVFTWAIREETMSEENISRVTLDFRPKDSGCELTLTHVMSDTWAEYADRTQAGWATMLTTLARELSAEAPRHG, from the coding sequence GTGAACCCCTCGAAGACGGTCCAGGTCCAACTCACCCGCTTCTTCGCCGTCAGCGCCGAGCGCGTCTTCGACGCGTGGCTGAGCCCCGAGACGCTCGGCCGGTGGATGTGGGGCCCGAGCGTGCGCGACGAGGAGGTGCTGCACCTGCGCCTCGACGCGCGCGTGGGCGGAGGCTTCTCGTTCCTGGTGCGCAGGAAGGGCCAGGACATCGACCACATCGGGACCTATCTGGAGATAGCCCGTCCCCAGCGACTGGTCTTCACGTGGGCCATCCGCGAGGAGACGATGAGCGAGGAGAACATCAGCCGCGTCACCCTGGACTTCCGACCGAAGGACTCGGGATGTGAGCTGACGTTGACGCACGTCATGTCCGACACGTGGGCGGAGTACGCGGACCGCACGCAGGCGGGCTGGGCCACCATGCTCACCACCCTGGCGCGCGAGCTCTCCGCGGAGGCCCCGCGCCATGGCTGA
- a CDS encoding SRPBCC family protein, producing the protein MAEHGVVTEPQTVRLERVLPGPLERVWTFLTDPELRGKWLAGGDMELREGGSVELRFQHSNLSHEPVPQRYQVMRDGHRHTGRVLRCEPPHVLSYTWAEQTGAPSEVTFELSARGPDVLLVVTHRRLVTREDRVSVASGWDTHLGILEDRLRGQTPRGFWSTHARLEAEYEERFPRD; encoded by the coding sequence ATGGCTGAGCATGGCGTCGTCACCGAGCCCCAGACGGTGCGCCTGGAGCGCGTGCTGCCGGGCCCGCTGGAGCGCGTGTGGACGTTCCTCACGGACCCGGAGCTGCGGGGGAAGTGGCTCGCCGGCGGGGACATGGAGCTGCGCGAGGGTGGAAGCGTCGAGCTGCGCTTCCAGCACTCCAACCTCTCCCACGAGCCGGTGCCCCAGCGCTACCAGGTGATGCGCGACGGCCATCGCCACACGGGGCGCGTCCTCCGCTGCGAGCCGCCGCACGTGCTGAGCTACACCTGGGCCGAGCAGACGGGCGCCCCCTCCGAGGTCACCTTCGAGCTGAGCGCTCGGGGCCCGGACGTGCTGCTCGTCGTCACGCACCGTCGCCTCGTCACGCGCGAGGACCGCGTCAGCGTCGCGAGCGGCTGGGACACGCACCTGGGCATCCTCGAGGACCGGCTGCGCGGACAGACGCCTCGCGGCTTCTGGTCCACCCACGCCCGCCTGGAGGCCGAGTACGAGGAGCGCTTCCCCCGGGATTGA
- a CDS encoding CBS domain-containing protein → MKVEEAMTANPVTCLPDTGIEQAARWMVECDCGALPVIDADNRPLGIITDRDITCRIIAKGKDPYMLDVTAAMSAPAATVYRDTTLEDCLALMEQNQVRRMVVLDDDNTVCGMVAQADLVKCLDAEETAELMREVSVDTESASQVH, encoded by the coding sequence ATGAAGGTCGAAGAAGCCATGACCGCCAATCCCGTCACCTGTCTGCCCGACACGGGCATCGAACAGGCGGCGCGATGGATGGTCGAGTGTGATTGCGGAGCCCTGCCCGTCATCGACGCCGACAACCGGCCGCTGGGCATCATCACGGACCGGGACATCACCTGCCGCATCATCGCCAAGGGGAAGGACCCCTACATGCTGGACGTGACGGCGGCGATGAGCGCGCCCGCGGCCACCGTGTACCGCGACACCACCCTGGAGGATTGCCTGGCGTTGATGGAGCAGAACCAGGTGCGGCGCATGGTGGTGCTCGACGATGACAACACCGTGTGCGGCATGGTGGCGCAGGCGGACCTGGTGAAGTGTCTGGACGCGGAGGAGACCGCCGAGCTGATGCGCGAGGTCTCCGTCGACACGGAGTCCGCGTCGCAGGTGCACTGA
- a CDS encoding alpha/beta hydrolase, translated as MLTILLSVFAVLYVALCVAAFVFQRSLLFPAPKASIALPAADGFSQLPLSKEAYVDLLQLPGPEGAPTVVHFHGNGEQLLDQLDLGLFLQSNGLGFLAVEYPGYGASPGAPSEQGIYAAAEAALAMLRTQGVPPERTVLSGRSLGTGVAVEMARRGHGARVMLVAPYTSIPDMAATMLPFLPTALLVRDRFDTLSKAQGLDLPVLIIHGEQDTLIPVEMGRQLGTRFPRATVVTVPDAGHNDVLERSGPDRVRRMAAFALGGD; from the coding sequence ATGCTCACCATTCTCCTCTCCGTCTTCGCGGTCCTCTACGTCGCGCTGTGTGTCGCGGCCTTCGTCTTCCAGCGCTCACTGCTCTTCCCCGCGCCCAAGGCCTCCATTGCGCTCCCCGCGGCGGACGGCTTCAGCCAGCTGCCATTGAGCAAAGAGGCCTACGTGGACCTGCTCCAACTGCCAGGGCCCGAGGGCGCGCCGACGGTGGTGCACTTCCACGGCAACGGGGAGCAGCTCCTCGACCAGCTCGACCTGGGCCTGTTCCTCCAGTCGAACGGCCTGGGCTTCCTGGCCGTCGAGTACCCGGGCTACGGCGCCTCCCCCGGAGCCCCCTCCGAGCAGGGCATCTACGCGGCGGCGGAGGCCGCGCTCGCGATGCTGCGCACCCAAGGTGTCCCGCCGGAGCGCACGGTGCTCAGCGGCCGCAGCCTGGGCACGGGCGTGGCGGTGGAGATGGCGCGCCGGGGCCATGGCGCGCGCGTCATGCTGGTGGCGCCCTACACCTCCATCCCCGACATGGCGGCGACGATGCTGCCCTTCCTCCCCACCGCGCTGCTCGTGAGGGACCGCTTCGACACCCTGTCGAAGGCGCAGGGCCTCGACCTGCCGGTGCTCATCATCCACGGCGAGCAGGACACGCTCATCCCGGTGGAGATGGGGCGTCAGCTGGGCACGCGGTTCCCTCGCGCCACGGTGGTGACGGTGCCGGACGCGGGGCACAACGACGTGCTGGAGCGCTCGGGGCCGGACCGCGTGCGGCGCATGGCCGCGTTCGCGCTCGGCGGCGACTGA